A single Thermosynechococcus vestitus BP-1 DNA region contains:
- a CDS encoding PhzF family phenazine biosynthesis protein, which produces MPLPLYQVDAFTQEPFRGNPAAVCVLRTFFEDRTLAAIAREMNLSETAFVVPLARGFHLRWFTPVAEVALCGHATLATAHVLWQHEGVVEDLEFHTPSGLLRAQRLGDWIALDFPQQPVTPLEDQQVQASIITALGTTPLFMGQAGSDLLVELAAADAVAQLKPDFDQIARLPCRGLIVTARSENYEYDIISRFFAPQLGIPEDPVTGSAHCSLYPYWQAKLGQRELVAYQASARGGVIRMQPQGGDRLLLLGQAVTIFSGELLL; this is translated from the coding sequence ATGCCGCTACCACTGTACCAAGTTGATGCCTTTACCCAAGAACCCTTTCGGGGGAACCCGGCGGCCGTATGTGTCCTAAGGACGTTTTTTGAGGATCGGACCTTGGCGGCGATCGCCCGTGAAATGAACCTTTCAGAAACGGCTTTTGTCGTACCGCTGGCCAGGGGCTTTCACCTGCGCTGGTTTACCCCTGTGGCAGAAGTGGCTCTCTGTGGTCATGCCACCCTGGCAACGGCGCACGTCCTCTGGCAGCATGAGGGGGTGGTAGAGGATCTAGAATTTCACACCCCCAGTGGTCTCCTCCGTGCCCAGCGCCTTGGGGATTGGATTGCCCTTGATTTTCCGCAGCAACCCGTAACGCCCCTTGAGGATCAACAGGTGCAAGCTTCAATCATTACAGCACTGGGCACAACGCCCCTGTTTATGGGACAAGCGGGGAGTGATCTGCTGGTGGAACTGGCCGCTGCCGATGCGGTAGCACAGTTGAAACCCGATTTTGACCAGATTGCCCGCCTGCCTTGCCGGGGACTGATTGTAACCGCCCGTAGCGAGAACTATGAATATGACATCATCTCTCGCTTTTTTGCCCCCCAATTGGGCATCCCAGAGGATCCCGTCACGGGCTCTGCCCACTGTAGTCTTTATCCCTACTGGCAAGCCAAGCTCGGTCAACGGGAACTAGTGGCCTATCAAGCTTCAGCCCGGGGCGGCGTGATTAGAATGCAACCCCAAGGGGGCGATCGCCTGCTGCTATTGGGTCAGGCGGTTACCATCTTCTCCGGGGAACTGCTGCTTTAG
- the ndk gene encoding nucleoside-diphosphate kinase, whose amino-acid sequence MERTFLAIKPDGVQRGLVGTIIQRFEQKGYTLVGLKLMRVSRELAEQHYGEHKDKPFFPGLVNFITSGPVVAMVWEGRGVIANARKLIGATNPLNAEPGTLRGDFAVDVGRNVIHGSDSPENAEREINLWFQTQELVPWEPALTSWVYEM is encoded by the coding sequence GTGGAACGGACATTTCTAGCCATTAAGCCCGATGGCGTTCAGCGTGGGCTAGTGGGGACGATTATCCAACGATTTGAACAAAAAGGCTACACACTGGTCGGCCTCAAACTGATGCGCGTCAGCCGCGAACTTGCGGAGCAGCACTACGGCGAACACAAAGACAAGCCCTTCTTTCCGGGGTTAGTGAATTTCATTACCTCTGGGCCGGTGGTGGCTATGGTCTGGGAAGGACGGGGGGTGATTGCGAATGCCCGCAAACTCATTGGTGCCACCAACCCCCTCAATGCTGAACCGGGAACCCTACGGGGCGATTTTGCGGTAGATGTGGGCCGGAATGTGATTCACGGCTCCGACAGTCCCGAAAATGCGGAACGGGAAATCAATCTCTGGTTCCAAACCCAGGAACTCGTGCCTTGGGAGCCGGCCCTTACCTCTTGGGTGTATGAGATGTAG
- a CDS encoding TerC family protein, with product MIDELLELSPNWGLDTLLLLVVLLALEAVLSADNAIALAALVRGIENLDEQRRALNLGLAISYIFRIGLILTATWVLQFWQFELAGALYLLWLSAKYFFFTTEPEHEHERVIRSFWQAVPLLALADLAFSLDSVTTAIALSDERWLVLLGGTIGVIMLRFMAELFIRWLKEFPRLEDAGYFTVTLVGLRLLIRVINPQLVPSDWVMISLIALCFTWGFSKREVEEPHTPPTLSKSAHKPTSHTPKR from the coding sequence ATGATTGATGAACTATTGGAACTCTCGCCCAATTGGGGACTCGATACCCTGTTGTTACTGGTGGTGTTGTTGGCATTGGAAGCAGTGCTCTCAGCGGACAATGCGATCGCCCTCGCTGCCCTGGTACGAGGCATTGAAAATTTAGATGAACAGCGGCGGGCACTCAATCTGGGACTCGCCATTTCCTACATTTTTCGGATTGGGCTCATCCTCACAGCAACTTGGGTCTTGCAGTTCTGGCAGTTTGAGTTGGCGGGGGCCCTTTATCTGCTGTGGTTATCGGCGAAGTACTTTTTCTTTACGACTGAGCCAGAGCATGAACACGAGCGGGTGATTCGTTCTTTTTGGCAGGCCGTCCCCCTGCTGGCCTTAGCGGATTTGGCCTTTTCCCTCGATAGCGTGACAACAGCGATCGCCCTGTCGGATGAGCGTTGGCTGGTATTACTCGGCGGCACGATTGGGGTGATAATGCTGCGCTTTATGGCGGAGCTATTTATTCGTTGGCTCAAAGAATTTCCTCGGCTTGAGGATGCCGGCTATTTCACAGTGACGCTGGTGGGTCTGCGGCTGTTGATTCGTGTCATCAATCCGCAATTGGTTCCCTCTGACTGGGTGATGATTAGCCTGATTGCCCTTTGCTTTACGTGGGGCTTTTCCAAGCGGGAGGTGGAGGAGCCACACACCCCCCCAACCCTTTCCAAATCAGCCCATAAGCCTACATCTCATACACCCAAGAGGTAA
- a CDS encoding Sll0314/Alr1548 family TPR repeat-containing protein — MQKRQWRLWQHFALYLSGAIAPWVLSTAALAGDPFRSGSQARPISDATEAVFVALFRDGNYVKGKELLPAALERDRQEPLTLTLAAAIAYLNEDWAGYKRYAEETLRAAQALTRRDPLRGNLYQAVGHFLMAGYEISDAGSGPVMGTPAALLRVQQVLDHVGRAEALNPRDPELNLIRGFMEWGIASNVSFVSMERAIQTLQTYAAPDYLRYRGLALAYRDRKQWPQALNAVDQALALAPNNPELLYLKAQILAASGQRSQARQYFQQALAKQNQLPRGIREEIQQFSRRILPQG, encoded by the coding sequence GTGCAAAAACGTCAATGGCGTCTATGGCAACATTTTGCTCTCTATCTTAGTGGAGCGATCGCTCCCTGGGTACTGAGTACCGCTGCCCTTGCCGGAGATCCGTTCCGCAGCGGCTCCCAGGCGCGACCCATTTCCGATGCCACGGAAGCCGTCTTTGTTGCCCTCTTTCGCGATGGCAACTATGTCAAGGGTAAGGAGTTACTCCCCGCTGCCCTAGAGCGCGATCGCCAGGAACCCCTAACGCTGACGTTGGCTGCCGCCATTGCCTATCTCAATGAAGACTGGGCAGGGTACAAACGCTATGCTGAGGAAACCCTCCGCGCTGCCCAAGCCCTCACGCGCCGCGATCCCCTGCGGGGTAACCTTTACCAAGCAGTCGGTCACTTCCTGATGGCTGGCTATGAAATCTCCGATGCGGGATCTGGTCCTGTAATGGGTACACCAGCCGCTCTATTGCGAGTACAGCAGGTTCTCGATCATGTGGGTCGAGCCGAAGCTCTTAATCCTCGCGATCCGGAATTGAATCTTATCCGTGGCTTTATGGAGTGGGGTATTGCCAGTAATGTCAGCTTTGTCAGCATGGAGCGGGCCATTCAAACCCTGCAAACCTACGCTGCTCCTGATTACCTCAGATATCGGGGGTTAGCCTTGGCCTATCGCGATCGCAAGCAATGGCCCCAAGCCTTAAACGCCGTTGATCAAGCCTTGGCACTTGCGCCCAACAATCCAGAACTGCTCTATCTCAAAGCCCAAATTTTAGCCGCCAGTGGCCAGCGATCGCAGGCGCGGCAATACTTCCAGCAGGCCCTTGCCAAACAAAACCAATTGCCACGAGGCATTCGCGAGGAGATTCAGCAGTTTAGCCGCCGTATCCTACCTCAGGGCTAG
- a CDS encoding ABC transporter ATP-binding protein, whose amino-acid sequence MFSVRHLSYHPAATPQPILRDIHLDLGMAELGLIIGPSGSGKTTLLEILAGLATPSRGIIRWQDQVLTPDHLQQLAGLVFQFPDRYFCGSTILEELRFGHPEIPYENFYRALADVGLDHLPLHTRPESLSGGQQRRLALAVQLVRQPYLLLLDEPTAGLDWSMRRQLVQVLGRLKKHWSLLVVTHEATELQEISDRRWRLENGCLVPLTSHQSSPVISFNT is encoded by the coding sequence TTGTTTTCGGTTCGCCATCTCAGCTACCACCCTGCCGCCACCCCTCAACCCATTTTGCGGGACATTCATTTAGACTTGGGTATGGCTGAACTGGGATTGATTATCGGACCCAGTGGATCCGGCAAGACCACCCTACTAGAGATTTTAGCCGGCTTGGCTACCCCGAGTCGGGGAATCATCCGATGGCAGGATCAGGTTCTCACACCGGATCATTTACAACAGTTGGCCGGATTGGTTTTTCAGTTCCCAGATCGCTACTTCTGCGGCAGCACCATTCTTGAAGAGCTGCGCTTTGGCCACCCGGAAATCCCCTACGAGAATTTTTACCGCGCTCTTGCCGATGTTGGCCTCGATCACTTGCCTTTGCACACCCGCCCTGAATCCCTCAGTGGTGGGCAGCAGCGTCGCCTTGCTCTCGCTGTGCAACTGGTGCGCCAACCCTACCTGCTCTTGCTCGACGAACCCACAGCGGGTCTAGATTGGTCCATGCGCCGCCAATTGGTCCAGGTGCTGGGCCGCCTTAAGAAACACTGGAGTCTTCTGGTGGTGACCCATGAGGCCACCGAACTGCAGGAGATTAGCGATCGCAGGTGGCGATTGGAAAACGGTTGTCTAGTGCCACTGACTTCCCATCAGTCAAGTCCTGTAATAAGTTTTAATACTTAG
- a CDS encoding magnesium chelatase subunit H, with the protein MFTHVKSTIRHIAPAALNGRSLLRVVYVVLEAQYQSALSAAVRSINDSHPQVAIEISGYLLEELRNPENYAAFCEDVARANVFIASLIFIEDLADKVVEAVQPYRDRLDVAVVFPSLPQVMRLNKMGSFSLAQIGQSKSVIANFMKKRKEKSGAGFQDAMLKLLRTLPQVLKYLPIDKAQDARNFMLSFQYWLGGSPENLENFLLMLADRYVFRGQYSSTLNYQEPVTYPDTGIWHPLAPQMFEDLKEYLNWFNSRRDIGADLKDPLVPTIGLLLQRTHLVTGDDAHYVAIVQEFESQGARVIPVFSGGLDFSTPLEKFFYDPLHSDKPLVDVVVSLTGFALVGGPAKQDHPKAVAALKKLNRPYMVALPLVFQTTEEWEDSDLGLHPIQVALQIALPELDGAIEPIILSGRDGMTGKAIALQDRVEMIVQRALKWANLRRKPKVEKKVAITIFSFPPDKGNIGTAAYLDVFGSIYKVMEALKNNGYDVQDMPESPEALMQEILHDARAQVGSPELNIAYRMSVPEYERLTPYAKRLEENWGKPPGHLNSDGQNLLIYGKIYGNIFIGVQPTFGYEGDPMRLLFSRSASPHHGFAAYYTFLNHIWQADAVLHFGTHGSLEFMPGKQMGMSGECYPDNLIGCIPNLYYYAANNPSEATIAKRRSYANTISYLTPPAENAGLYKGLRELSDLIGSYQSLKESGRGVQIVNTIMDKCRMVNLDQDVPLPDKDAADLSAEERDTLVGKVYIKLMEIESRLLPCGLHVIGKPPTTEEAVATLVNIASLDRPEDGIKSLPRLIAESLGRDIDEIYQNSDRGVLADVELLRRINEATRTAVSALVQAQADADGRVSRVSKLNFFNMGRKEPWIESLHGAGYTHVDAAALKPLMEYLEFCLQQIVADNELGALLQALEGEYILPGPGGDPIRNPEVLPTGKNIHALDPQAIPTAAAVQSAKVVVDRLLARQTAENNNQWPETIAMVLWGTDNIKTYGESLAQVLWLVGARPLPDSLGRVNKVELIPLEELGRPRIDVVVNCSGVFRDLFINQMALIDRAIKMAAEADEPLELNFIRKHALQQASELGIDLRQAATRVFTNASGSYAANVNLAVENSSWEQESELQDMYLSRKSFAFSADSPGTMQQARELFETALKTVDVTFQNLDSSEISLTDVSHYFDSDPTKLVAALRGDGKQPKAYIADTTTANAQVRTLSETVRLDSRTKLLNPKWYEGMLAHGYEGVREISKRLVNTMGWSATAGAVDNWVYEEANATFILDEQMRQRLLNTNPHSFRKMVSTFLELHGRGYWETSEANLELLRQLYQEVEDKIEGVE; encoded by the coding sequence ATGTTCACCCACGTCAAGTCCACGATTCGGCATATCGCGCCAGCGGCGTTAAATGGGCGATCGCTGTTGCGAGTGGTGTATGTGGTACTTGAAGCCCAATACCAGAGCGCGCTGTCGGCAGCGGTTCGCAGCATTAACGATAGCCATCCACAGGTAGCCATTGAAATCAGTGGCTATCTCCTTGAGGAACTGCGCAATCCTGAAAACTATGCCGCCTTCTGTGAAGACGTGGCGCGGGCGAATGTGTTTATTGCCTCCCTCATTTTTATTGAGGACTTGGCGGATAAGGTGGTGGAGGCCGTTCAGCCCTATCGCGATCGCCTCGATGTAGCGGTTGTCTTCCCCTCCCTGCCGCAGGTGATGCGCCTCAACAAAATGGGCAGCTTTTCCTTAGCTCAGATTGGCCAATCTAAGAGCGTGATTGCCAATTTCATGAAAAAGCGCAAGGAGAAGTCAGGTGCCGGCTTCCAAGATGCCATGCTCAAACTCCTGCGAACCCTGCCCCAAGTCCTGAAGTATCTCCCCATTGACAAGGCACAGGATGCCCGCAACTTCATGCTCAGCTTCCAGTACTGGCTGGGGGGCTCGCCGGAGAACCTCGAAAACTTTCTCCTGATGCTGGCGGATCGCTATGTCTTCAGGGGGCAATACAGCAGCACTCTCAACTACCAAGAACCCGTCACCTACCCCGACACAGGCATTTGGCATCCCCTAGCACCTCAAATGTTTGAGGATCTCAAAGAGTACCTCAACTGGTTCAACAGTCGTCGCGATATTGGTGCCGATCTCAAAGATCCCCTGGTGCCGACCATTGGCTTGCTGTTGCAGCGCACCCACCTTGTCACCGGTGACGATGCCCACTATGTGGCCATTGTCCAAGAGTTTGAATCCCAGGGAGCGCGAGTGATTCCCGTCTTCTCCGGCGGTCTAGACTTCTCAACACCCCTGGAAAAATTTTTCTACGATCCCCTGCACAGCGATAAACCCCTTGTGGATGTGGTGGTTTCCCTAACAGGCTTTGCCCTCGTGGGAGGCCCCGCCAAGCAGGATCATCCCAAAGCCGTAGCGGCACTGAAAAAGCTCAACCGTCCCTACATGGTGGCACTGCCCTTGGTATTTCAAACCACCGAGGAATGGGAGGATAGCGATCTGGGCTTGCACCCGATTCAAGTGGCACTGCAAATTGCCCTACCGGAACTGGATGGTGCCATTGAGCCCATTATTCTCTCGGGTCGCGATGGCATGACTGGTAAGGCGATCGCCCTCCAAGATCGCGTCGAAATGATTGTGCAGCGAGCCTTGAAGTGGGCCAATCTGCGCCGCAAACCCAAGGTAGAAAAGAAAGTTGCCATTACCATCTTTAGCTTCCCACCCGACAAGGGCAACATTGGTACGGCTGCCTACTTGGATGTCTTTGGCTCCATCTACAAAGTCATGGAAGCCCTAAAAAACAATGGCTATGATGTGCAGGACATGCCGGAGAGTCCCGAAGCCCTGATGCAGGAAATTCTCCACGACGCCCGCGCCCAAGTGGGCAGTCCTGAACTCAACATTGCCTATCGCATGAGCGTGCCCGAATACGAGCGCCTCACCCCCTACGCCAAGCGCCTTGAAGAAAACTGGGGCAAACCGCCGGGACACCTCAACAGCGACGGCCAAAACCTGCTCATCTACGGCAAAATCTACGGCAACATCTTTATCGGCGTGCAGCCCACCTTTGGCTACGAGGGAGATCCGATGCGGCTGCTCTTTTCTCGCTCCGCCAGTCCCCACCATGGCTTTGCTGCCTACTACACCTTCCTCAACCATATTTGGCAGGCGGACGCGGTCCTTCACTTTGGCACCCATGGCTCCCTGGAGTTTATGCCCGGCAAACAGATGGGGATGTCCGGCGAGTGTTACCCTGATAATCTCATTGGTTGTATTCCCAACCTCTACTACTACGCCGCCAACAACCCCTCCGAGGCCACTATTGCTAAGCGCCGCAGCTACGCCAACACAATTAGCTACCTCACACCGCCGGCGGAAAATGCTGGTCTCTACAAAGGGCTACGGGAACTCAGCGATCTCATTGGTTCCTACCAAAGCCTCAAAGAGAGCGGTCGGGGTGTCCAGATTGTCAACACGATCATGGACAAGTGCCGTATGGTCAATCTCGATCAGGATGTCCCTCTCCCCGACAAGGACGCGGCGGATCTCAGCGCCGAGGAGCGCGATACCCTCGTGGGCAAGGTCTATATCAAGCTGATGGAGATTGAAAGTCGCCTCCTGCCCTGTGGCCTGCACGTGATTGGTAAACCACCAACAACGGAAGAAGCAGTGGCCACCTTGGTGAATATTGCCAGCTTGGATCGCCCTGAAGACGGCATTAAGAGTTTGCCCCGGCTCATTGCCGAGAGCCTCGGGCGCGATATTGACGAGATTTATCAAAATAGCGATCGCGGGGTCCTGGCGGATGTCGAACTGCTGCGCCGGATTAACGAAGCGACCCGTACTGCTGTCAGTGCCCTCGTCCAAGCCCAAGCCGATGCCGATGGTCGTGTGTCGCGGGTGTCGAAGCTGAATTTCTTTAACATGGGGCGCAAAGAGCCGTGGATTGAATCTCTCCATGGTGCAGGTTATACCCACGTGGATGCCGCTGCTCTCAAACCCCTCATGGAATATCTCGAATTCTGTTTGCAGCAGATTGTTGCTGACAATGAACTGGGAGCACTGTTGCAAGCCCTTGAGGGTGAGTACATTCTCCCGGGTCCCGGTGGCGATCCAATTCGCAATCCTGAGGTTTTGCCGACCGGCAAAAATATCCACGCCCTGGATCCCCAAGCCATTCCCACCGCCGCTGCGGTGCAGTCTGCCAAAGTGGTGGTCGATCGCCTCCTGGCACGGCAAACAGCAGAAAACAACAACCAATGGCCAGAAACCATTGCCATGGTGCTCTGGGGCACAGATAATATCAAAACCTATGGCGAGTCCCTTGCCCAAGTGCTGTGGCTAGTGGGGGCACGTCCTTTACCCGACTCCTTGGGGCGCGTCAACAAGGTGGAACTCATCCCCCTCGAGGAGCTGGGGCGGCCACGCATTGATGTGGTCGTCAACTGTTCGGGTGTCTTCCGTGATCTCTTTATTAACCAGATGGCGCTGATTGACCGTGCCATCAAAATGGCTGCCGAAGCCGATGAGCCCCTTGAGCTAAACTTTATCCGCAAGCACGCACTGCAACAGGCCTCAGAACTAGGGATTGACCTGCGCCAAGCGGCCACACGGGTCTTTACCAATGCCTCTGGTTCCTACGCGGCCAATGTTAACCTAGCGGTGGAAAATAGCTCCTGGGAACAGGAGTCAGAACTTCAAGATATGTATCTCTCCCGCAAGTCCTTTGCCTTCTCGGCGGATTCTCCGGGGACGATGCAGCAGGCCCGGGAACTCTTTGAAACGGCGCTCAAAACCGTGGATGTGACATTCCAAAACCTCGACTCCTCAGAAATTAGCCTCACGGATGTCAGCCACTACTTTGACTCCGATCCCACCAAGCTGGTGGCAGCCCTGCGGGGGGATGGCAAGCAACCCAAGGCCTATATTGCCGATACCACCACCGCCAATGCCCAAGTGCGAACCCTCTCGGAAACCGTTCGCCTCGACAGCCGTACCAAGCTCCTGAATCCCAAGTGGTACGAAGGGATGCTTGCCCACGGCTACGAAGGGGTGCGCGAGATTTCGAAGCGGCTGGTCAACACCATGGGCTGGTCGGCCACCGCAGGGGCTGTGGATAACTGGGTCTATGAGGAGGCCAATGCCACGTTTATTCTCGATGAGCAAATGCGGCAACGGCTTCTGAATACCAACCCCCACTCCTTCCGTAAGATGGTGAGCACCTTCCTGGAACTCCATGGGCGCGGCTACTGGGAGACCAGTGAGGCCAACCTGGAACTGCTACGGCAACTCTATCAAGAGGTGGAGGACAAGATTGAAGGGGTTGAGTAA
- a CDS encoding RNA-guided endonuclease InsQ/TnpB family protein yields the protein MQKAFSYRFYPTTEQESLLRKTLGCVRLVYNRALAARTEAWYERKERLDYVQTSALLTQWKKQDDLQFLNEVSCVPLQQALRHLQSAFTNFFAGRAKYPNFKKKRNGGSAEFTKSAFRWKDGKVFLAKCNEPLNIPWSRRLPDGVEPSTVTIRLNPAGQWYISLRFDDPRELTLQPVDPSVGLDVGMSSLITLSTGEKIANPKHFNRYYKRLRKAQRSLSRKQKGSRNWDKARLKVAKIHQKISDSRKDHLHQLTTRLIRENQTIIIESLAVKNMVKNRQLARSISDAGWGELVRQLEYKAQWYGRTLVKIDRWFPSSKRCGQCGHIVEWLPLSVREWDCPKCGAHHDRDINAAGNILAVGHTVTVCGAGVRPDRHTSGGQLRRNRKSQK from the coding sequence ATGCAAAAGGCTTTCAGTTACCGCTTCTACCCAACGACCGAGCAGGAATCCCTGCTTCGGAAAACATTGGGCTGTGTTCGGTTGGTTTATAATCGAGCGCTGGCAGCGAGAACAGAAGCCTGGTATGAACGAAAAGAGAGACTTGACTATGTTCAAACCTCTGCCTTGCTTACTCAGTGGAAGAAGCAAGATGACCTTCAGTTTTTGAATGAGGTTAGCTGTGTTCCCTTGCAGCAGGCATTGAGACATCTGCAATCTGCTTTCACTAACTTTTTTGCAGGTCGGGCAAAATATCCCAACTTCAAAAAGAAACGCAATGGCGGTAGCGCAGAATTCACCAAGTCTGCTTTTAGGTGGAAAGACGGAAAAGTATTCTTGGCAAAGTGCAACGAACCGCTGAATATTCCCTGGTCGAGACGGCTTCCAGATGGTGTTGAACCATCCACGGTGACCATCAGGCTTAACCCTGCTGGACAGTGGTACATCAGTCTGAGGTTTGATGACCCCAGAGAGTTGACACTGCAGCCCGTCGACCCGTCGGTTGGTTTGGACGTAGGGATGAGCAGTCTCATTACCCTGAGTACAGGGGAAAAGATTGCCAACCCCAAGCACTTTAACCGCTACTACAAACGACTCCGTAAGGCGCAGCGGTCTTTGAGTCGCAAACAAAAAGGCTCTCGCAATTGGGATAAGGCGCGGTTGAAAGTTGCCAAGATTCACCAGAAAATCTCTGATTCCAGAAAAGACCATTTGCACCAGTTGACGACTCGATTGATACGTGAAAACCAAACGATCATAATCGAGTCGTTGGCTGTGAAGAATATGGTCAAGAACCGTCAGCTTGCCCGATCCATCAGTGATGCTGGATGGGGCGAACTGGTACGGCAATTGGAATACAAAGCCCAGTGGTATGGTCGGACACTGGTGAAGATTGACCGATGGTTTCCCAGTTCTAAACGCTGTGGACAGTGTGGTCACATTGTTGAGTGGTTGCCATTGAGTGTCCGAGAATGGGACTGTCCTAAGTGTGGGGCGCACCATGACCGGGATATAAATGCCGCTGGGAATATTTTGGCCGTGGGACACACGGTTACAGTCTGTGGAGCGGGTGTAAGACCTGATAGGCATACGTCTGGAGGGCAACTGCGAAGAAACAGAAAGTCTCAAAAGTGA
- a CDS encoding sulfate ABC transporter substrate-binding protein, giving the protein MATWQRFRVWLILFLLAVGLTGLTASCQFQAPLPDGRPAQVNLTLSGFSVTKKAHEAIMPLFAAQWEQEHQQKVRFRTSYGASGSQSRAVIDGLEADIVHLSLGLDVDRIVKAGLIDPDWTSRAPNNSIVTTSVCALITREGNPKNLQTWQDLTREGVTFVTADPKTSGAARWNFLALWGSITQTGGTFDQARQFVTAAFRHVAALPRDGREATDAFLKQGQGDALINYENEVILARRQGQTLSYEIPPVNILIENPIALVDKYADQHGTREVAQAYIDFLYTPQAQEIFAQYGFRPVDATVLAAHRQVFPPVPNLFTVADLGGWEKVQAQFFANGALFDQIQQENQA; this is encoded by the coding sequence ATGGCGACTTGGCAGCGTTTTAGGGTTTGGTTGATCTTGTTCTTACTAGCGGTAGGCCTCACTGGTCTCACCGCTTCCTGTCAATTTCAGGCTCCTCTGCCCGATGGTCGCCCTGCTCAAGTGAATCTAACCCTTTCTGGCTTCTCGGTTACCAAAAAGGCGCACGAGGCGATTATGCCCCTGTTTGCTGCCCAATGGGAACAGGAACATCAACAAAAAGTGCGCTTTCGGACGAGTTATGGTGCCTCTGGCAGTCAGTCACGGGCAGTCATTGATGGCCTAGAGGCTGATATTGTCCACTTGTCCCTTGGCTTAGATGTGGATCGCATTGTCAAGGCAGGGTTAATTGATCCCGATTGGACTAGCCGAGCCCCCAACAACAGCATTGTCACCACTTCCGTTTGTGCCCTGATCACCCGTGAGGGCAACCCCAAAAATCTGCAAACATGGCAGGACCTTACCCGTGAGGGGGTCACATTTGTCACTGCCGACCCTAAAACCTCTGGTGCGGCTCGCTGGAACTTCCTGGCACTATGGGGATCGATCACCCAAACCGGGGGAACCTTTGATCAGGCTCGCCAGTTTGTCACTGCCGCTTTTCGCCATGTCGCTGCCTTACCCCGCGATGGCCGTGAAGCCACCGATGCTTTTTTGAAACAGGGACAGGGGGATGCCTTAATCAACTATGAAAATGAAGTGATCTTGGCACGTCGCCAGGGGCAAACCCTCTCCTATGAAATTCCCCCTGTGAATATCCTGATTGAAAACCCGATCGCCCTTGTGGATAAATATGCCGATCAACATGGCACGCGGGAGGTGGCCCAGGCGTATATTGACTTTCTCTATACTCCCCAAGCCCAAGAGATCTTTGCCCAGTATGGTTTTCGACCCGTGGATGCGACCGTCCTTGCTGCCCATCGTCAGGTGTTTCCACCGGTACCCAACCTCTTTACTGTGGCCGATTTAGGGGGCTGGGAGAAAGTGCAGGCCCAATTTTTTGCCAATGGTGCCCTGTTTGATCAAATTCAGCAGGAGAATCAAGCCTGA
- the cysT gene encoding sulfate ABC transporter permease subunit CysT yields the protein MSAPHPVSAALSPQKPHWQFPWVWRITVFYLLVMLAVPIAALLSRASSAGPLHFWQVATRAIALSAYEVTFVTALIAALINGVFGTLIAWVLVRYSFPGKRFFDAVVDLPFALPTAVAGLTLATVYSENGWLGRLLAPLGIRIAFTRWGVAVAMLFISLPFVIRTVQPVLTEMEKDVEEAAWSLGATHGQTFWRVILPPLLPAILTGVALGFSRAVGEFGSIVIISSNTPFRDLIAAVLVFQSLEQYDYEAATIIGTVMLLVSLGILFLINLLQTWGRRYAER from the coding sequence ATGAGCGCTCCTCACCCTGTTTCCGCGGCCCTCTCTCCTCAGAAACCGCACTGGCAGTTCCCTTGGGTCTGGAGAATCACCGTCTTTTACTTGCTGGTGATGCTGGCTGTACCCATTGCTGCCCTCCTCAGCCGCGCCAGCAGTGCCGGGCCGCTGCATTTTTGGCAGGTGGCAACGCGGGCGATCGCCCTGTCGGCCTATGAAGTTACGTTTGTCACTGCTCTTATTGCAGCGCTGATCAATGGCGTCTTTGGTACCCTGATTGCTTGGGTGCTGGTGCGCTACTCCTTTCCGGGGAAGCGCTTCTTTGATGCCGTAGTGGATCTGCCCTTTGCCCTGCCGACGGCGGTGGCCGGTCTTACCCTAGCAACGGTATATAGCGAAAATGGTTGGCTGGGTCGCTTACTGGCCCCCTTAGGCATCAGAATTGCCTTTACCCGCTGGGGGGTGGCGGTGGCGATGCTCTTTATTTCCTTACCCTTTGTCATTCGCACGGTTCAGCCGGTCCTCACGGAAATGGAAAAGGATGTGGAGGAGGCTGCATGGTCACTGGGGGCCACCCATGGGCAGACCTTTTGGCGAGTCATTTTGCCGCCTTTGCTGCCCGCTATTCTCACGGGGGTTGCCCTAGGCTTCTCACGGGCCGTAGGGGAATTTGGCTCAATTGTGATTATTTCGTCCAACACCCCCTTTCGAGACTTGATTGCCGCGGTGCTCGTCTTTCAGAGCTTAGAGCAGTATGACTATGAGGCGGCAACCATTATTGGTACGGTGATGCTCTTGGTCTCCTTAGGGATTTTATTTCTGATTAATCTGCTGCAAACATGGGGGCGACGCTATGCGGAGCGCTAA